The Lycium barbarum isolate Lr01 chromosome 9, ASM1917538v2, whole genome shotgun sequence genome has a segment encoding these proteins:
- the LOC132611733 gene encoding uncharacterized protein LOC132611733: MFGRWNWTNRKNGTYTFTTLMRRYQEMLSINEYKSIRMRVEASTEYVYTVNDGPRRFIIDLKKKTCSCRMFQLDEIPCSHAWAVLKNKNLTADVYCSDLFKPETVVNTYDVPVDPLPDETEWNVPKSILDEVVMSPIYKRPPGRPKKKRDKPLQELMIGKRRNSCGKCGRLGHNRRSCDNPPLNKKNK; encoded by the exons atgtttggtagatggaattggacaaatagaaaaaatggtacctacacattcacaacactgatgaggcggtatcaagagatgttgtcgatcaacgagtacaaatcaatacgaatgagg GTTGAAGCGTCAACTGAATATGTTTACACAGTGAATGATGGACCGAGGCGTTTCATAAtagatttgaagaagaaaacttgCAGCTGCAGGATGTTCCAACTGGACGAGATACCGTGTTCTCATGCATGGGCAGTATTGAAGAATAAAAATTTGACTGCTGATGTATATTGTTCGGATTTATTCAAGCCGGAAACAGTTGTGAACACATATGATGTGCCAGTTGATCCTCTTCCCGATGAGACCGAGTGGAATGTTCCTAAAAGTATATTAGATGAAGTTGTTATGTCACCGATCTATAAGAGACCCCCTGGGAGGCCAAAAAAGAAGAGGGACAAGCCATTACAGGAGTTGATGATTGGTAAACGCAGAAATTCCTGCGGTAAATGTGGACGTCTTGGTCATAATAGGCGTTCGTGTGATAATCCGCCGCTcaataagaagaataaataa
- the LOC132610581 gene encoding histidine-containing phosphotransfer protein 1-like, with protein sequence MEIVGKLQKQFMEYMSSLYREGFLDDQFLQLQKLQDESNPDFVVEVVSLFFDDSEKLLNNLSIALQQQVVDFKQVDAHVHRFKGSSSSIGAQRVKNACVAFKKICEDNNLEGCMQCMQHAKHEYFLVKNKLETLFRLEQQILAAGGTIPNFLSYLRC encoded by the exons ATGGAAATTGTAGGGAAGTTGCAGAAACAATTTATGGAGTACATGTCATCTCTATACCGTGAG GGATTCTTGGATGATCAGTTTCTTCAGCTTCAGAAATTGCAAGATGAGAGCAACCCTGATTTTGTTGTTGAAGTTGTGTCCCTTTTCTTTGATGATTCTGAAAAACTTCTCAACAACTTATCCATTGCTTT GCAGCAACAGGTTGTGGATTTTAAGCAGGTTGATGCCCATGTTCACCGGTTCAAGGGTAGCAGTTCCAG CATAGGTGCACAAAGAGTAAAGAATGCTTGTGTTGCTTTCAAAAAAATCTGTGAAGACAATAACCTTGAAGG GTGTATGCAATGTATGCAGCATGCAAAGCATGAATATTTTCTTGTGAAGAATAAACTTGAAACTTTGTTTAGG CTGGAGCAACAAATCCTGGCTGCTGGTGGTACGATTCCTAATTTCCTATCATATCTTAGGTGCTAA
- the LOC132609941 gene encoding receptor-like cytosolic serine/threonine-protein kinase RBK2 isoform X3, whose translation MSSADSYSRLQLACDGENLIGKGGYAEVHKGRLRNGQFIAVKRLMRGPQDERIGDFLSELGIMAHINHPNTAKLIGYAVDGGLFLVLELSPYGSLTNMLHASKQKLEWKIRYKIAIGIAEGILYLHEGGQRRIIHRDIKAANILLTKDLEPQICDFGLAKWLPERWTHLTVGKFEGTFGYLAPEFLMHGIVDEKTDVFAFGVLLLELITGRRALDYSQQSLVIWAKPLLKKNRIRELVDPSLGDDYNLLQINLMVLAASLCVQQSSIKRPRINQILQFLRGNSESLDLIRRIRKPSQWKRYYEELFNAEESKMSRGLSVLSLQEQIALEVSKIV comes from the exons ATGTCTAGTgcggattcatatagccgactcCAACTCGCTTGTGATGGAG AAAATTTGATAGGAAAGGGGGGTTATGCTGAAGTTCATAAAGGACGCTTGCGAAATGGCCAATTTATCGCGGTTAAGCGGCTGATGAGGGGACCCCAAGATGAGAGAATAGGGGATTTCTTATCTGAGCTAGGGATAATGGCACATATCAACCATCCAAACACTGCTAAATTGATTGGTTATGCTGTTGATGGAGGACTCTTTCTTGTTCTTGAGCTATCTCCTTATGGAAGCTTGACCAATATGTTGCACG CATCGAAGCAGAAACTAGAATGGAAAATCAGGTATAAAATAGCCATAGGGATAGCTGAAGGGATATTATATCTTCATGAGGGTGGTCAAAGAAGGATTATCCATAGAGATATTAAGGCAGCAAATATATTGCTCACAAAGGACCTTGAACCTCAG ATATGTGATTTTGGGCTTGCAAAATGGCTACCAGAGCGATGGACTCACCTCACTGTAGGGAAATTTGAAGGAACATTCGG CTATCTTGCTCCCGAGTTCTTGATGCATGGCATAGTGGATGAAAAAACTGATGTTTTTGCTTTTGGAGTGCTACTTTTGGAACTTATCACTGGACGCCGAGCCCTTGATTACTCACAACAAAGCCTCGTCATTTGG GCTAAACCCCTGCTGAAGAAGAACAGGATTAGAGAACTTGTTGATCCTTCACTTGGTGATGACTACAACTTACTACAGATCAACCTCATGGTCTTAGCTGCTTCTTTGTGTGTGCAACAGTCTTCAATTAAACGACCCCGAATAAATCAG ATTCTGCAGTTTCTAAGAGGCAACAGCGAAAGCCTAGATTTAATCAGGAGAATTAGGAAACCTTCGCAGTGGAAGAGGTATTATGAAGAACTTTTTAatgcggaagaaagtaaaatgaGTAGAGGCTTAAGTGTTTTAAGTCTGCAGGAACAAATAGCATTGGAAGTCTCTAAGATAGTTTGA
- the LOC132609941 gene encoding receptor-like cytosolic serine/threonine-protein kinase RBK2 isoform X1 → MEKGKVNSYSPDTVLEDFLRTAESESDSSKASTSELDGSKNQRSGSRWAGFLELFRSKSKGHMTKDPLITSSLKLSKRFSRSMRETSSSVMPNPILDNGLHYFKPQWKLFTLSELQTATNNFHQENLIGKGGYAEVHKGRLRNGQFIAVKRLMRGPQDERIGDFLSELGIMAHINHPNTAKLIGYAVDGGLFLVLELSPYGSLTNMLHASKQKLEWKIRYKIAIGIAEGILYLHEGGQRRIIHRDIKAANILLTKDLEPQICDFGLAKWLPERWTHLTVGKFEGTFGYLAPEFLMHGIVDEKTDVFAFGVLLLELITGRRALDYSQQSLVIWAKPLLKKNRIRELVDPSLGDDYNLLQINLMVLAASLCVQQSSIKRPRINQILQFLRGNSESLDLIRRIRKPSQWKRYYEELFNAEESKMSRGLSVLSLQEQIALEVSKIV, encoded by the exons ATGGAGAAAGGAAAAGTGAATTCATATTCTCCAGATACAGTTCTTGAGGACTTTTTGAGAACTGCAGAATCTGAATCAGACTCTTCAAAAGCAAGCACATCAGAATTAGATGGCTCGAAAAATCAAAGATCTGGTTCGCGATGGGCTGGTTTTCTTGAGCTATTTAGAAGTAAATCGAAAGGACATATGACGAAAGATCCTCTAATTACTAGTTCTCTGAAGCTGTCCAAAAGATTCAGCAGAAGCATGAGAGAGACAAGTAGCAGTGTCATGCCAAATCCAATTCTGGATAATGGTTTGCACTATTTCAAACCTCAGTGGAAACTTTTCACCCTCTCCGAGCTCCAAACTGCAACCAACAATTTTCACCAAG AAAATTTGATAGGAAAGGGGGGTTATGCTGAAGTTCATAAAGGACGCTTGCGAAATGGCCAATTTATCGCGGTTAAGCGGCTGATGAGGGGACCCCAAGATGAGAGAATAGGGGATTTCTTATCTGAGCTAGGGATAATGGCACATATCAACCATCCAAACACTGCTAAATTGATTGGTTATGCTGTTGATGGAGGACTCTTTCTTGTTCTTGAGCTATCTCCTTATGGAAGCTTGACCAATATGTTGCACG CATCGAAGCAGAAACTAGAATGGAAAATCAGGTATAAAATAGCCATAGGGATAGCTGAAGGGATATTATATCTTCATGAGGGTGGTCAAAGAAGGATTATCCATAGAGATATTAAGGCAGCAAATATATTGCTCACAAAGGACCTTGAACCTCAG ATATGTGATTTTGGGCTTGCAAAATGGCTACCAGAGCGATGGACTCACCTCACTGTAGGGAAATTTGAAGGAACATTCGG CTATCTTGCTCCCGAGTTCTTGATGCATGGCATAGTGGATGAAAAAACTGATGTTTTTGCTTTTGGAGTGCTACTTTTGGAACTTATCACTGGACGCCGAGCCCTTGATTACTCACAACAAAGCCTCGTCATTTGG GCTAAACCCCTGCTGAAGAAGAACAGGATTAGAGAACTTGTTGATCCTTCACTTGGTGATGACTACAACTTACTACAGATCAACCTCATGGTCTTAGCTGCTTCTTTGTGTGTGCAACAGTCTTCAATTAAACGACCCCGAATAAATCAG ATTCTGCAGTTTCTAAGAGGCAACAGCGAAAGCCTAGATTTAATCAGGAGAATTAGGAAACCTTCGCAGTGGAAGAGGTATTATGAAGAACTTTTTAatgcggaagaaagtaaaatgaGTAGAGGCTTAAGTGTTTTAAGTCTGCAGGAACAAATAGCATTGGAAGTCTCTAAGATAGTTTGA
- the LOC132611451 gene encoding uncharacterized protein LOC132611451, translating to MLATLVTHSLQMTDFYEKKADIDFVTHPSYRNREQTDNFDIVNVDNLPQQAPSSMDCGVYVAAFAEYLSSSAVIPTEFDAKLLHMRYGALLCDYAWDKSNNNASSDNEQPPRPIRPAVDYDAVDKEDLD from the exons ATGTTGGCTACTCTAGTGACACATAGTCTACAAATGACTGATTTCTATGAGAAGAAGGCGGATATAGATTTTGTCACACATCCTTCTTACAGAAATAGAGAACAGACCGACAACTTTGACATTGTGAATGTAGACAATCTCCCGCAACAAGCTCCCTCTAGCAT ggattgtggtgtgtatgtggcagcCTTCGCTGAATACTTGAGCTCAAGTGCAGTCATCCCAACCGAATTCGATGCAAAGTTACTCCATATGAGATATGGTGCCCTTTTATGCGACTATGCATGGGATAAGTCAAACAACAATGCATCAAGTGATAACGAGCAGCCTCCAAGACCAATTAGACCGGCAGTTGATTACGATGCAGTTGATAAAGAGGATCTTGATTAG
- the LOC132609941 gene encoding receptor-like cytosolic serine/threonine-protein kinase RBK2 isoform X2, which translates to MEKGKVNSYSPDTVLEDFLRTAESESDSSKASTSELDGSKNQRSGSRWAGFLELFRSKSKGHMTKDPLITSSLKLSKRFSRSMRETSSSVMPNPILDNGLHYFKPQWKLFTLSELQTATNNFHQENLIGKGGYAEVHKGRLRNGQFIAVKRLMRGPQDERIGDFLSELGIMAHINHPNTAKLIGYAVDGGLFLVLELSPYGSLTNMLHASKQKLEWKIRYKIAIGIAEGILYLHEGGQRRIIHRDIKAANILLTKDLEPQICDFGLAKWLPERWTHLTVGKFEGTFGYLAPEFLMHGIVDEKTDVFAFGVLLLELITGRRALDYSQQSLVIWAKPLLKKNRIRELVDPSLGDDYNLLQINLMVLAASLCVQQSSIKRPRINQILQFLRGNSESLDLIRRIRKPSQWKRNK; encoded by the exons ATGGAGAAAGGAAAAGTGAATTCATATTCTCCAGATACAGTTCTTGAGGACTTTTTGAGAACTGCAGAATCTGAATCAGACTCTTCAAAAGCAAGCACATCAGAATTAGATGGCTCGAAAAATCAAAGATCTGGTTCGCGATGGGCTGGTTTTCTTGAGCTATTTAGAAGTAAATCGAAAGGACATATGACGAAAGATCCTCTAATTACTAGTTCTCTGAAGCTGTCCAAAAGATTCAGCAGAAGCATGAGAGAGACAAGTAGCAGTGTCATGCCAAATCCAATTCTGGATAATGGTTTGCACTATTTCAAACCTCAGTGGAAACTTTTCACCCTCTCCGAGCTCCAAACTGCAACCAACAATTTTCACCAAG AAAATTTGATAGGAAAGGGGGGTTATGCTGAAGTTCATAAAGGACGCTTGCGAAATGGCCAATTTATCGCGGTTAAGCGGCTGATGAGGGGACCCCAAGATGAGAGAATAGGGGATTTCTTATCTGAGCTAGGGATAATGGCACATATCAACCATCCAAACACTGCTAAATTGATTGGTTATGCTGTTGATGGAGGACTCTTTCTTGTTCTTGAGCTATCTCCTTATGGAAGCTTGACCAATATGTTGCACG CATCGAAGCAGAAACTAGAATGGAAAATCAGGTATAAAATAGCCATAGGGATAGCTGAAGGGATATTATATCTTCATGAGGGTGGTCAAAGAAGGATTATCCATAGAGATATTAAGGCAGCAAATATATTGCTCACAAAGGACCTTGAACCTCAG ATATGTGATTTTGGGCTTGCAAAATGGCTACCAGAGCGATGGACTCACCTCACTGTAGGGAAATTTGAAGGAACATTCGG CTATCTTGCTCCCGAGTTCTTGATGCATGGCATAGTGGATGAAAAAACTGATGTTTTTGCTTTTGGAGTGCTACTTTTGGAACTTATCACTGGACGCCGAGCCCTTGATTACTCACAACAAAGCCTCGTCATTTGG GCTAAACCCCTGCTGAAGAAGAACAGGATTAGAGAACTTGTTGATCCTTCACTTGGTGATGACTACAACTTACTACAGATCAACCTCATGGTCTTAGCTGCTTCTTTGTGTGTGCAACAGTCTTCAATTAAACGACCCCGAATAAATCAG ATTCTGCAGTTTCTAAGAGGCAACAGCGAAAGCCTAGATTTAATCAGGAGAATTAGGAAACCTTCGCAGTGGAAGAG GAACAAATAG